TGCCTCTTTAATTTGCGCGGTATAAACGGAAGGAATATCCCATGCTTCGGTAATTTTACCGTTAACTATACGCCACACAACCACCACGTCAATTTCTATCGGTTGGTCTTCCATTACCATCGTATTTTTACTATGCACAACAACAAGTTCATCGCCAATAGCAGTAGCAGAAACCGGATTAACTTTAAAGGTGCCATCAGTACGTCCACCTATTCTTTCGAAGAATTCTTGAAAACCCTTCAAACCAATGTAGTCTCCCTGAACATCAGGTAGTAGTGGATTGAAAAAATGCCAGATCGCATCTTCGGCCAGTATATCCGACGCCTCGGCCACATTTGCCGGGTTGAATTTATTTAAGATAGCGATATTCGGATGCTCTTGATTCATGGTATAAGTATTATATGGTTGGTTGATAATTTTTTTGCCTGGAAACGCTTTGACCATTTCATAGACGGTTTCATCTCAACGATGCTGGTTTTTGCTAAATCGAGGTATTAGCGTAAGAGGATGCTTCGCAAAAAAAGCCAAACACGCGCTATTTAAAAGCCTCTTGTAACCGAAGGTGTCTAGCAATAACATATCATCTTCCTAGACACCCCAATGATCGCTTTGGTTGTACTCAGTAGTGTTAATTTTATTACTGGCTGGAGTTAGTACCTTCAAAAGTATCCAGCCGTAAATCAGCCTTCCGATTGCTAGAATCGGAGCTGTGGCCAAGGAAACAATTCTTAACTAAAATGGGGTGGAATGAAAGTTAACGTCAATCGTTTGAGGCAGAGTAATTGAGGAAGGTTCGGAATACTAGGGTTACTGTCAGCAAGAACCAGATTGTTCCGTTGGCTTTTATACAGGTAGATAGGGTTAGTAGCGTTTCTCTGCTATTGCTATGATGATATTGCAACCTGGTTACAAACTGAATTAGCTAATGGCTAAGAGATCATCTCCAGACATTTATCTACTAAGTTAGCCGAACCAATAAAGAGTGGAGTACGCTGGTGAAAATCTTCGGGCTGAATATCCAGAATACGTTGTTTTCCATCGCTGGCTTTACCACCCGATTGCTCTACAATCATGGCGAGGGCATTGGCTTCGTACATTAACCGTAGCTTACCGTTGGGGTACTTAGGGAACGGAGGATATATGTAAATACCACCTTTTAGCAAGTTGCGGTGCACATCGGCCACCAGCGAGCCAATATAGCGCGATGTTAGTTTCTTACTACGGCAGTTTTCTATAAACGAATGTAGTTTTCCGGACATTTGATCCCAGTAGCCATCATTGATAGAGTATATTTTACCGTCAGGAATGCATTGAATATTAGGGTGGGAGAGGAAGAACTCACCAATGGTAGGGCCGTGGGTAAAACCATACACTCCCCGTCCGGTGGTATATACTAAAATAGTAGACGAACCGTATAAGACATAGCCTGCTGCAACTTGAGCACTGCCGGGCTGCAAAACATCTTCTTTGGTTACTTGACTACCTTTCTCACTTTTACGACGATAGATGGAAAAGATGGTGCCAATTGACACGTTAACATCAATATTACTGCTACCATCTAGCGGATCCATCGCTACCAAGTAACTAGCATCAGGGTTAATAGTGATTACTTCTTGTTCTTCCTCGCTAATGAGGGCACAAACTTGTCCGCCATTTGTTAAGGCACGCTTGAAACGGATATTCGCTACCACATCAAGCTTTTGCTGGGCTTCCCCCTGTACATTTTGCGTGCCGAAAGCTCCTTCTAAGTCTAACAGCCCAGAGCGGGTGATTTCCCGGTTCAGAATCTTAGCTGCCAAGCCAATGTCGCGCAGTAGCTGGGAAAGCTCGCCTGTAGCGTAAGGAAAGGAATCTTGTTTCCGTTTAATGAAACGGTCGAGGGTGACCCCAACGGGCTTACCCAGATCAGTAGATGATGCCATAGGTTGTATTCGTGTGTTTATGTAATCTTGAGCAGTCATGAACACCGCACGACGGTCATCTGGACGCATCAATACATTTTAGACATAGTTACTCAACATAACGGGCATTACCAACATGAGTACTTCTTCGTTTTCGCCTCCCTCGCTAGGAACAATTAGTCCGGCTCGGTTAGGTTGGGAAAACTTGAAAGTTACTTCTTCTGAGTCAATGTTATTGAGCATCTCAATCAGAAATTTAGCATTGAACCCAATTTCTAAATCTTCGCCCGGATGATCGCAGGCTAGGGTTTCATTGGCTTCATTAGAGAAATCTAAATCTTCTGCCGAAATGTGTAGCTTATTTCCGTCTAGCTTTAGGCGAACTTGATGGGTAGTCTTATTGGCGTAGATAGCAATTCGCTTAAGAGAACTCAGAAAATCCTGACGGTTAATCGTCATCTCATTCTGGTTATCTTGCGGAATCACATTTTCGTAGTCGGGATACCGCTCATCTATGAGGCGGCATACCATCTGGATGTTGGCTCCGCCGGTTCCGGAGAATTGGAAAAAGGCATTAGAAGCATTGTATCGCATACTCACCTCCGTGTTTTCTGAGGGTAATACGCTCTTCAGCAAATTTAGTGCTTTGCGAGGTACAATAATCGATGATTTTCCGTCTATACCTCCCGAAACATCGGTGCGACGGTAGCGAACTAGTCGATGACCGTCGGTAGCTACAAAGGTGCTGCCTTGTCCGTTTAAGTTGATAAAAACCCCGGTCATGGCCGGACGCAACTCATCGGCACTGGTAGCAAAAAGCGTATTGCTTACGGCGTGAGCCAGCACATCGGCTGGTACGTCTACTGTATTACCATCTTCCACAGCTGGTACTTTCGGGAAGTCGGTAGCATTTTCGCCTGACAGGCGGTAATGCCCATTTTCCGAATGGATTTCAATATTGTAAGAAGACTCATCGATGGTAAAAGTGACCGGTTGCTCAGGCAGGTTTCGCAGGGTTTCAATAAGAATTTTAGCTGGCACGGCAATGCTCCCTCGTTCCTGGGCATCTACTGCCAATTCAGTCATTACGGTGGTTTGCAAATCGGAGGCCGTTATTTTCAGGGAGCCGTTCTGGATTTCACATAAAAAATTCTCCAGAATAGGAACGACTGGGTTAGAGGCAATTACGCCATTGATAGCGGAAAGCTGCTTGAGTAAAGTAGAAGAAGAGACAACAAATTTCATAGGACAGTTGCACTTAATGTGAGTATTCAGAGAAGCATGTTGTATGCGTTTCCCGAAACAATTTTTTGAGAAGTTCGGAGAGTAAATATAAAAATTTATCCGACAACCTAGCGGACTGAATCCTTATTTTATTCCCAATAAGAAACAAAAAGCCCAACCGGGTGAGGCTGGGCTGTAAATAGCTAAAATAAGCAGTGAAGAAAGTGCTTACGCACTCACTGAAACGCGCTTAAATTTAGACACTTTCATGCCTTTATTCACACTATCCAGGTACTGAGAAACATTCATACTTGAATCTTTCACAAATGCCTGGTGTACCAAAGTATTGTCTTTAAAGAACTTCTTCAATTTTCCCTGGGCGATTTTATCCAGAATATTCTCAGGCTTGCCTTCGGCTTTGGCTTGTTCGCGACCAATTTCCAACTCACGGTCAATAGTAGCTTGGTCTACTTCACTCTCATCTAGGGCAACCGGGCTCATGGCCGCAATTTGCATGGCTACGTCTTTCCCGGCTTCTTCACCTTTGCCATCGGTATTCTCCAGAGCAACTAGCACACCTAGCTTTTTATTAGCGTGGATGTAGGGAACAACAATTTCTCCGCTCATTATTTCGTAAGCACCAATGTCAATTTTCTCTCCAATCTTTCCTACCAGCTCAGTCAGCTTTTCCGCTACGGTCAAGTCATCCAGTTTGAGTCCTTTCAACTCTTCGGCTGAAGCGGGTTTCTCGCGGAAAGCCAAATCGACGATGCTATCTCCGATGCTTAAAAACTCTTCGTTTTTAGCCACAAAGTCAGTCTCGCAGTTTAATGATACCAGCACCGCTTCGGTCTGGTCGTCGCTAGTTTTTATAAATACTACGCCTTCGCTAGTTTCTCGGTCGGAGCGAGAGGCGGATACTTTCTGTCCTTTTTTTCTTAGTATTTCAATTGCTTTATCAAAATCTCCGTCGGCTTCTACCAGTGCCTTTTTGCAGTCCATCATGCCGGCTCCGGTCATTTGGCGAAGTTTGTTCACTTCTTGTGCAGTAATTGCCATAGTTATATAGAATTTAATTGAAAAGTGATAAGTGAAAATTAATAATGGAAAGCTCTTGACGATCCAGTTAACAGTAAGTTGTCGTAAGGCAGTATGCTACTTCAGTGTATTCTGCAACACGCAACTTTTAAACGAAAAGAACATTGACCAGCCTCGCCCGCGAAGAGCCGACAACGATCAATGTTCTGGACGTATATAAATTTGTTGTTTTACTATTGCTTAGGAAGCAGATTCTTCGCTCTTAGCTTCCTCCGGCTTTTCGTCGGCTTCGCGCTTCTTGGCTTCTTCTTCTTTCAGCTTGGCTTCTTCTTTCTGCTGCTTACGCTCTAACAAGCCTTCTTCAATAGATTTGCCAATGTGCTTCACAATCAGCGAGATTGACTTAAATGCATCATCATTTGCCGGAATCGGGTGCTCAACTTGCGTAGGATCCGAGTTGGTATCTACCATCGCAATAACCGGAATATTCAGCTTGTGTGCTTCTTTAATCGCAATATGCTCGCGCTTGATATCTACCACGAACAATGCTGCCGGTAGGCGGGATAAATCAGCAATTCCGCCCAGAACGCGCTCTAGCTTCTCCTTCTCACGGGTAAGCATCAGTCGTTCCCGCTTCGCTAAGTTTTGGTAGGCTTCTTCTTTCATCATTTTGTCAATAGAAGAAAGCTTACGTAGCGATTTGCGGATGGTAGAAAAGTTGGTGAGCATACCACCCAGCCAGCGGTGGGTCACGTAGGGCATTCGCAGTCGCTTGGCTTCTTCCGAAACCACTTCTTGCGCCTGCTTCTTGGTAGCCACAAACATAATTTTCCGACCAGAACGCACAATGTTTTTCACTGCGTTAGAAGCTTCGTCTAGCGAGGCTAGCGTTTTATTCAGGTCAATAATGTGAATGCCATTGCGCTCCATAAATACGTAAGGAGCAATCTTCGGATTCCACTTGCGGGTAAGGTGACCGAAGTGGACTCCGGCATCCAATAAGTCTTTATATTCTATATTTTCCATGAATGTCGATGTTAAAGATGGTGAAGAAATTATCGTTTACTGAACTGGAAGGCGCGACGAGCTTTACGACGTCCGTATTTCTTCCGCTCCACCATACGCGGGTCGCGGGTAAGAAAACCTTCTTTCTTCAGCGGGCTGCGGTGCTCTTCGTTTACTTTAACGAGTGCCCGCGAAACCGCCAGGCGAATAGCTTCGGCCTGCCCTTTGGGGCCACCTCCACCGACATTGACACTAACATCGTAGTTGCTAACTTCTTCTACCAGGGTAAGCGGTTGCTTTACAATGGTTTGCAATATTTCTGAAGGGAAGTACGCTGCAATATCTTTCTTATTGACCGTAACTGCTCCGCTGCCAGGTTTCATATAGATTCGGGCAACTGAGGTTTTGCGTCTTCCGATGGTGTTAATTATATCCATAATTTGTTAGTCAATGTTATTTAGTGATGCTGATTTTCTCAGGCTGCTGAGCCTCGTGCGGGTGCTCGCTACCTTCGTACACGAACAAGCTTTTAAAGACCTTGCGACCTAAGCGGTTTTTAGGCAACATGCCGCGTACTGCTGATTCAATTACGCGAGTAGAAGATTTCTGAATCTCCTGCCGAGGAGTAGAAAATCGCTGTCCTCCCGGGTAACCGGTGTGGCGGATGTACTGCTTCTGATCCATTTTTTTGCCGGTCAGAATTAAGTTGTCCGCATTAATCACAATAACATTGTCTCCGCAGTCTACGTGAGGTGTGAAGCTGGTTTTGTGTTTGCCACGTAAGATACGTGCCACTTCGCTGCACACCCGGCCTAACGGGGCGTCGCCCGCATCAACCACATACCACTGCTTTTCGATGGTCGATTTGTTGGCCGATTGAGTTTTGTAACTTAAAATATCCAATTGTATAATAATTAAAATAGGTAAAACACCTCTCTTGCTAAAGAGGCGACAAAATTAGAAACTATTTATCTTTTTAGCAACTCCTTTTTCAGACTAATCAGAGCTTTTTTTGAATTTGATAACTCGATTGTTCAATGGCTAAATTATTAGTTGCAAAAAGCAGGGGGTTTGGCATAGGGGTATGAACATTTGCTCCCAGCACCGCCCCTCCAGCCGAACCACGGTGACCCTTAGCTTTTCACCTTTCATATCCCATATCTTTTCCTGTTATCCATTATCAGATTTCCATTGTCAACTATCAGTAGCGGTTTTTTTCTAACTGTTTCAGTAGTACGGTAAAGTCCTTGGGGTAGGGAGCCTCTACACCAACCCGTTCCTGGTTTAAAAGTTCGATTTCCAGAGCCTGGGCGTGCAATGCCACCCGTTTGATGAGTGGAAGCTCTTCGGTATCCCGTTTCAGATTGAATTTTCGCTTGACAGATGATAGGTAAAAGGGTTTACCTCCGTACTGCTCATCGCCCACAATAGAAGCATTTAAGCTAGCCAGGTGAACTCGAATCTGATGCATTCGGCCAGTGATGGGTTGGCACTCTACTAGCGTATGCTGTTTATACACTTCTAACGTATTAACTTCCGTTTGGGCCGCCTTTCCACCCCGGTGACTGATACGAACACTCCCTTTGCTATTGGCGTAAATGGGTAAGTCTACCTGGATGTTTTGGAAATTATGAATTCCATCGCATACCGCATGGTAGACTTTCTTCACTTTGCGGTGTTCAAACTGCATGGCTAGTGCCCGGTATGCTTCGGGGTGCTTGGCAATGGCTAAGGCACCGGAAGTTTCCTTATCCAACCGATGACCCACTTGGGCATCTTCAACATAGCCACGAGCCATCTCAATAATACTAAACGGATCGTTACGATCCTCTAGCGTAGATAAGTGCGAAGGCTTATTGATGATAATGTAATCCTGATCTTCGTACAGAATTAGATCTTTAAATTGAATTTTTGCCATAGTGTCCTTCTAACACCCGAGAGTGGGAAATAGTTGAGTAGCTTAGTGCTATAGTTCATGGTGTTACGGTGTTAGAGTATTTGGGTGTTCATGCTCTGATTTTCTCAGTTCAAAATTCTGAGTTTTGCAATTTTGAACACCGTACGATGGTGGGCGGTACGCGATCGCCTGAACATCATCCTACGACGACAGGAACACATTAACACCATAACACTTTAATACTCAAACACTCAAATCACTCCACTTCCTCTGATTCGGGTTGGGAAATTTCTAGAGCGGGTTGGATAGGTTTTTCGCCTCGGGGCAACATAAAGGAAAAGGTAGAACCTTCTCCTACTTTACTTTTAACCTGAACCTCTGATTTATGCGCCTCTACAATGTGTTTGACAATAGCCAATCCTAGCCCAGTACCCCCTTTATTGCGAGCCCGGCTTTTCTCTACCCGGTAGAAACGCTCAAAAATACGCTTAATATCTCCGGTCGGAATACCCCGGCCTTCATCTTGTACTACAATATCGACTCCTGTATCACTCTCGGTAAATAAGATAGTAACAATTTTGCCATCTTGCTTAGTATATTTGATGGCATTTCCTACCAAGTTGATCATCACTTGGTAGATACGTTGCCGGTCGGCGTACACGAAGGTAGCCGGTTGCGTGTTCTCTAATTTTAACGTGATTCCTTTCTTCTCAGCTTCTGACTCTAACTGGTCAAATACTTCCTGTACCGTTTCTTGGATATTGAAATGCTCGTAGTGCATTTTAATACCGCCCGTTTCCATTTGCGATAAAGTGAGCAAGTCTTGCACCAACAGGTCTAATCCATCGAGGCTACGGGCCGCTTTCTTTAAAAATTTCTTACGGAGCTTAGGCTGTTCAGCCGCTCCATCTAGCAACGTATAGACAAAACCTTGCGCGGCAAAAATGGGGGTTTTAAGCTCGTGCGATACATTGGCAACAAACTCCCGCCGAAACTCCTCCATTTTTTTAAGATCGTTAATTTCTTTTTGCTTATGGGCCGCGTAGTCCAGAATCTCCCGATTAATCCGGCGCAGCGGGTTTACGGAACTTTCCAGCTTTTCTTCTTCTACAAAAGATAAATCTTTACGCCTCAATTTATTAATCATTGTGTAGATTTTTTTGATCTCCCGAAAAACCAGAAAATCTAAGGCAACCTGAATAAGGATATAGGAAGAGGAAAAAGCCAGTAGCGAGCCTACCAGTAGTGCTTGGGTAGAGACTCCTTCTACTAGCGATAAAAAAGCGGTGGTAACCAGCGCGATAGAAAACCCCAACAACAGAGCAACTCTTTTTGAACTAAAAAACATGCAGTGTTAACGTGTTATTCTTCCCCACCAAACTTATACCCAACCCCTTTGACCGTAACAATATAGTTGCTTCCGATTTTTTCCCGCACTTTCCGAATGTGAACATCTACGGTGCGTGCTAGTACGTATACGTCTGATCCCCAGATATTTTGGAGTAGCTCATCGCGGCTGTGTACTTTATCAGGGTTTTGAGCTAAGTAGTACAGTAGCTCAAACTCTTTCTTCGGTAAGCTAATCTGCTCATCTTGTACAATGACCATATAGCTAGATCGGTCAATGGAAAGACCATTGACATTAATTTTATTATTTTTCTTCCGTTTTTTCGCTTCCCGACGAAACAGGGCACTAATCCGACTCATCAGTGCCCGAGGTTTAATCGGCTTAGTGATATAGTCATCAGCGCCGGTATCAAAGGCGGCCACTTCGGAGTATTCCTCCGAGCGGGCGGTCAGGAAAACAATAAAAGTGTTGTATAGATCGGGATTTTCGCGCAGCTGCCGACAGGTTTCTACCCCATCTTGGTGGGGCATCATAATATCTAGCAAAATTAGATCGGGAGCAAATTTGGCGGCAATATTAACTGCTTTTCTACCGTCTAGGGCGGTTTTCACTTTGTAGCCTTCCTTAGACAAATTATACTCCAGTAGATCAAGAATATCGGGTTCATCATCTACTACCAGTATCTTATGCTGTTTGGCTGACATAGATTTTTATAATTGGTTATTCAAAGATACAACAAAATTGGATAATGAAAATGCTGCTAGCTACAGCCACAACGTAACTAGTTTGATACGAAACTAGCTGTATAGCAATTTATGTTTGCTCAGTAGATGATTTAGCCTATCAAGCATGAGCCACATTATCTGGTTTATCTTACAAATTTCTATCTTTGCACTATGGCGATCAAAGAGCGGTATATTGATCCTTTCACAGATTTTGGGTTTAAGAAGTTATTTGGTTCTGAACCTAATAAGGAATTACTCATTGATTTTCTAAATGAACTACTTCGGGGTAAAAAGAAAATCAAAAATCTCACGTACGCAAAGAATGAGCAGCTGGGTCATACTTCTGATTACCGGCAGGCCATCTTCGATCTGTACTGCGAAGGTGAACATGGTGAGAAATTTATCATTGAGCTTCAGCGGATTAATCAGCTTTTCTTTAAGGATCGAAGCGTTTACTACTCTACCTTTCCGATTCAGGAGCAAGCTCCAAAAGGCCAGGGCTGGAATTACCGGCTACCGGAGATATTCATGATCGGCATTATGGATTTTGCTCTTGACGATACTCCGTCTGAGCAGTTTCATCACGAGGTAAAACTCATGGAAACCAGTACTAAAGAGGTTTTCTATGAAAAGTTGACATTCATTTATCTAGAAATGCCGAAATTCGAGAAAGATGAAAGTGCAGTACAAACTCACTACGAGAAATGGTTGTTCTTATTAAAAAACTTGAATCGTTTCACTGAAATACCTACCGTACTTCAAGAACGTATATTTAGAAAAGTGTTTGAAATTGCCGAAGTAGCTAACTTAAATGAAAAAGATATGGAAATATACGAAGCAAGCCTGAAACAACGTCGTGATTGGCAGAATACGATGGATTATGCTATACGGGAAGCTGAAGAGAAAGGAGTAGAAAAGGGAATGGAAAAGGGAATGGAAAAGGGAATGGAAAAGGGAATGGAAAAGGGAATGGAAAAGGGAATGGAAAAGGGAATGGAAAAGGGAATGGAAAAAATGAGGGAAAAGCAGCGGGAAATTGCTGCTAATCTAAAAAAAGTAGGAGTATCGGTGGAGATAATTGCCCAATCTACTGGACTAAGTGCTGAGGAAATAAATCGATTGTAATAAATACTCGCAACAGAAAAAGAATAATTCACTACATAAATTGCAAAGTTTCCTCCATGGCCTTGTCCAGTAAATATAATCCACGCGAAGTAGAAGATAAATGGTACCAGCAGTGGCTGGATAAGAAGTTCTTCCATTCCGAGCCGTATCCCGATAAAGAAGCCTACACCATCGTCATTCCTCCGCCTAACGTAACCGGAGTGTTGCATATGGGGCATATGCTGAATAACACTATTCAGGATGTGCTGATCCGCAAGGCTCGGATGGAGAGGAAAGCAGCTTGCTGGGTGCCAGGTTACGATCATGCTTCCATTGCTACTGAAGCTAAAGTAGTAGCAATGCTGAAAGAACGTGGTATCAATAAGTATGACTTGAGTCGCGAAGAGTTTTTAGAGCATGCCTGGGAGTGGAAGGAAAAATACGGTGGAATCATTCTGGAACAGCTAAAAAAGCTGGGAGCTTCCTGTGATTGGGATCGGACTCGTTTCACGATGGAAGGTCATATGACGGAGTCCGTCATTAAAGTCTTTGTTGATTTGTACAACAAGGGGCACATCTACCGAGGCTACCGAATGATTAACTGGGATCCGCAGGCCAAGACATCTCTATCTGATGAGGAGGTTTTGTATAAAGAAGTACAGTCTAAATTGTACTATGTCAACTATCCTATTGAAGGTGAAGACGGTCACGTCACCATTGCTACCACTCGCCCCGAAACCATTTTGGGCGATACGGCCGTTTGCGTGAACCCCAATGATGAACGGTATCAGCATTTGCGAGGGAAGCGAGTTCGAGTTCCCCTGATTGACCGCTCTATTCCAATTATTGAAGATGAGTACGTGACAATGGAATTTGGAACAGGTTGCTTGAAAGTAACCCCGGCTCACGACGTGAATGACTACGAACTAGGGAAAAAGCACGATCTAGAAACCGTAGATGTAATTGCGGATGATGGCACCATGAGCCAGGCCGCACAACTGTACGTGGGTGAGGATCGCTTTGTAGTTCGGAAGAAGATTGGTAAGCAACTGGAAGCCGAAGGGTTTATTCACAAAATTGAAGACTATCAAAATAAGGTTGGCTACTCGGAGCGAACCAGCGCAGTGATTGAGCCCAAGCTTTCGGTACAGTGGTTTGTCCGAATGGATGAACTAGTAAAACCTGCTTTAGAAAATGTGTTGAATGACAACGTTCAGTTTTATCCGGCTAAGTTCAAAAATATGTACCGCACCTGGATGGAGAACATCCAGAACTGGAACATCTCCCGCCAACTTTGGTGGGGGCAGCGCATTCCGGCTTACTATCTTCCCGATGGTGAGATTGTGGTAGCTGAAACGGCTGAAGAGGCGTTGAAACTAGCCCAAGAAAAATCTGGTAATACGTCGCTGGCGATGGATGACTTGAAGCAGGACGAGGATGTGTTGGACACTTGGTTTTCGTCGGGGTTGTGGCCCATCACCGTTTTTGACGGAATCCGTAATCCCAATAATGAGGAAATCAAATTCTACTATCCGACCAATGTACTAGTGACTGCTCCCGAGATTATCTTTTTCTGGGTAGCCCGGATGATTTTATACGGCTACGAATACCGGCAAGAAAAACCCTTCCACGATGTGTACTTCACTGGAATTGTACGCGACCAGCAGCGGAGGAAGATGTCCAAGTCGCTCGGAAATTCTCCCGACCCGCTCAAGCTGATTGAAGAATACGGTGCCGACGGAGTACGCACCGGGATGTTGTTTAGCTCCCCCGCAGGGAATGATCTGCTGTTTGATATCAAACTGTGTGAACAAGGCCGAAACTTTGCCAACAAAATCTGGAACGCCTTCCGGCTAGTAAAAAGCTGGCAGGTAGACGAACAGAAGAAAGATCAAACTAATGCTACGGCTATCGCTTGGTTTGAGGCAAGTTTTAATCAGTCGCTGGTGGAGTTGAAAGATCATTTCGCTAAGTACCGCATGTCGGATGCGCTACAAACGGTCTATAAGTTGACTTGGACGGATTTCTGTTCTTGGTATCTGGAAATGGTAAAGCCAGCTTACGGTGAGGCAGTTGACGCGATGACTTACGAAGCTACCATCGGTTACTTCGAAAAACTAGTCAAAGTGCTGCATCCGTTTATGCCGTTTATCACTGAAGAGCTGTGGCACCAACTGGCCGATCGGGACGAAGACGATTATGTAATTGTTGCCGAATGGCCGCAAGCGGATAAGCAGAAGGATCGAAGGCAGACCGATAAAGTATTACTGCAAGGTGGCGCAGCCGTATTTGAGGTCGTTGGTAACATTCGTAATACTCGTAACACACGGAAAATTGCTCAGAAGGAAGCCCTATCGCTGTTCATCAAAACGGATACCTCGGAGGTTTATCAGCAATTTGATAGTACGATCAGAAAGCTGGCTAATTTGTCCTCTATCGAGTTTGTTAACGATAAGGTAGAAGGTGCTGACAGTTTTCTGGTAACTACTGCAATGGGACAGCCCGATACTTTTTTCATTCCACTGGGTGATGCTATTGATATAGATGCTGAGATAGACAAGCTGGAGAAGGATTTAGAATATCAGTTAGGTTTTAAAGCTTCGGTAGATAAAAAGCTAGGTAATGCCCGCTTCGTAGAGAATGCCCCCCAGTCGGTAGTAGATGCCGAACGTAAAAAACAAGCCGATGCCGAAGCTCGCATTCAGGCCATTCGGGAGCAGTTGAAGAGTTTGCGGGGAGAATCGTAATTATTACATACCATAGCAATAACTAATCACTTGCAATTGGGTAATATTTACAACAACGCCAATGAGAACAGGCTGCCGGTGAGTAAAATCGGCAGCCCTATCTCAGAGTAAGCAAAAGATGCAGGCCCCCCCCGGGGGATTATTGGTCGGGTGATATTATCGCTTTGAAATATTCTACTCTATCCTTCGTAGTTATTCGAATCATATAAACACCACGATCTAACGTACTGGTATCCCAGGAATACTGCTGCTTACCTGCCGTTTGTTTCTCATCAACCAGCATTTGCAATAATGTTCCATCTGTGGAGTAGACCCCCAATTGTACGTAGCTTTGGTTGGCTAATAGGTATTGTATTTTGGCTTGTTGCCTTATTGGGTTTGGAAAGCAGGTCAATG
This region of Tunicatimonas pelagia genomic DNA includes:
- a CDS encoding nuclear transport factor 2 family protein encodes the protein MVKAFPGKKIINQPYNTYTMNQEHPNIAILNKFNPANVAEASDILAEDAIWHFFNPLLPDVQGDYIGLKGFQEFFERIGGRTDGTFKVNPVSATAIGDELVVVHSKNTMVMEDQPIEIDVVVVWRIVNGKITEAWDIPSVYTAQIKEAKH
- the fbp gene encoding class 1 fructose-bisphosphatase yields the protein MASSTDLGKPVGVTLDRFIKRKQDSFPYATGELSQLLRDIGLAAKILNREITRSGLLDLEGAFGTQNVQGEAQQKLDVVANIRFKRALTNGGQVCALISEEEQEVITINPDASYLVAMDPLDGSSNIDVNVSIGTIFSIYRRKSEKGSQVTKEDVLQPGSAQVAAGYVLYGSSTILVYTTGRGVYGFTHGPTIGEFFLSHPNIQCIPDGKIYSINDGYWDQMSGKLHSFIENCRSKKLTSRYIGSLVADVHRNLLKGGIYIYPPFPKYPNGKLRLMYEANALAMIVEQSGGKASDGKQRILDIQPEDFHQRTPLFIGSANLVDKCLEMIS
- the dnaN gene encoding DNA polymerase III subunit beta — encoded protein: MKFVVSSSTLLKQLSAINGVIASNPVVPILENFLCEIQNGSLKITASDLQTTVMTELAVDAQERGSIAVPAKILIETLRNLPEQPVTFTIDESSYNIEIHSENGHYRLSGENATDFPKVPAVEDGNTVDVPADVLAHAVSNTLFATSADELRPAMTGVFINLNGQGSTFVATDGHRLVRYRRTDVSGGIDGKSSIIVPRKALNLLKSVLPSENTEVSMRYNASNAFFQFSGTGGANIQMVCRLIDERYPDYENVIPQDNQNEMTINRQDFLSSLKRIAIYANKTTHQVRLKLDGNKLHISAEDLDFSNEANETLACDHPGEDLEIGFNAKFLIEMLNNIDSEEVTFKFSQPNRAGLIVPSEGGENEEVLMLVMPVMLSNYV
- the tsf gene encoding translation elongation factor Ts; protein product: MAITAQEVNKLRQMTGAGMMDCKKALVEADGDFDKAIEILRKKGQKVSASRSDRETSEGVVFIKTSDDQTEAVLVSLNCETDFVAKNEEFLSIGDSIVDLAFREKPASAEELKGLKLDDLTVAEKLTELVGKIGEKIDIGAYEIMSGEIVVPYIHANKKLGVLVALENTDGKGEEAGKDVAMQIAAMSPVALDESEVDQATIDRELEIGREQAKAEGKPENILDKIAQGKLKKFFKDNTLVHQAFVKDSSMNVSQYLDSVNKGMKVSKFKRVSVSA
- the rpsB gene encoding 30S ribosomal protein S2, yielding MENIEYKDLLDAGVHFGHLTRKWNPKIAPYVFMERNGIHIIDLNKTLASLDEASNAVKNIVRSGRKIMFVATKKQAQEVVSEEAKRLRMPYVTHRWLGGMLTNFSTIRKSLRKLSSIDKMMKEEAYQNLAKRERLMLTREKEKLERVLGGIADLSRLPAALFVVDIKREHIAIKEAHKLNIPVIAMVDTNSDPTQVEHPIPANDDAFKSISLIVKHIGKSIEEGLLERKQQKEEAKLKEEEAKKREADEKPEEAKSEESAS
- the rpsI gene encoding 30S ribosomal protein S9 gives rise to the protein MDIINTIGRRKTSVARIYMKPGSGAVTVNKKDIAAYFPSEILQTIVKQPLTLVEEVSNYDVSVNVGGGGPKGQAEAIRLAVSRALVKVNEEHRSPLKKEGFLTRDPRMVERKKYGRRKARRAFQFSKR
- the rplM gene encoding 50S ribosomal protein L13, producing MDILSYKTQSANKSTIEKQWYVVDAGDAPLGRVCSEVARILRGKHKTSFTPHVDCGDNVIVINADNLILTGKKMDQKQYIRHTGYPGGQRFSTPRQEIQKSSTRVIESAVRGMLPKNRLGRKVFKSLFVYEGSEHPHEAQQPEKISITK
- a CDS encoding RluA family pseudouridine synthase; this encodes MAKIQFKDLILYEDQDYIIINKPSHLSTLEDRNDPFSIIEMARGYVEDAQVGHRLDKETSGALAIAKHPEAYRALAMQFEHRKVKKVYHAVCDGIHNFQNIQVDLPIYANSKGSVRISHRGGKAAQTEVNTLEVYKQHTLVECQPITGRMHQIRVHLASLNASIVGDEQYGGKPFYLSSVKRKFNLKRDTEELPLIKRVALHAQALEIELLNQERVGVEAPYPKDFTVLLKQLEKNRY